The sequence below is a genomic window from Blastococcus sp. Marseille-P5729.
ACCAGCGTAACCTACTCAGCGGTAACTTAGTGTCGGCATCCAGAATGCCGCCTCGATCCGTGTGACACGGAGGCCGTACGCGCCGGACGGGCGAGGAGCATCCGGCCGTCCTCGGTCGCCAGCAGATCGAGCCGCAGCGCGGGCAAGTCCCTGGCCGCCCTCGGGCGCGGGATTTTTCACGCTGCCTCACCTAGCCGACATCGCTTCGTTCCACGTCGTGCGGCAGAAGTGTGTCAATCTCTCGGAGTGTGCCTGGCGAGTGCCGCAGCGACCTGGGCGGCGACTTGTCCGATCTGCCAGTCGCGGGCACCGTGCTCACGCAGCTGAGCCGACACCGACTCGGCAGTGATCGGGGACGGCGGCGTCCACGCCAGCGATCGGACCGCCGCCGGCGGCACGAGGTTCTCGGCCGGGATCGACAATCGCTCGGACAGTTGGAGAACGGCTTCGCGGGCGAGGGCATAGCGATCCGCGACGTCGTTCTCCTTGCCCATCGACCGCGACGGCGGTGCATTCGGGTCGATGGGGGGAGTCCGGCGCGGCAGCCGGCTCTCCGGTTCCTGCAGCGCGTCTTGGAGCGCGGCGTACCAGCGGCGGCGATGCTTGAGCGCACCTCGTCGGGAAAACCCATCTATCGCCAATAGCTGCTGCATCGTGGTCGGCAGCTGCGCGGCGGCAGCGGAGATCGCGCGATCGGGCAGCAGGCGGCCTGGAGATGTGTCGGTCTGCTGGGCAAGCTCATCGCGGGATTCCCACAGTGCCTTGACCACGGCCATCCCACGCCGCGTCTTGACCTGCTGCAGCCCGCTTGTACGCCGCCAGGGGTCGGCTCGCGGTTCGCTCGGTCGCGCAGTACGTACCGCCTCGAACTCCTCGTGCGCCCAGTCGAGCTTGCCCTGCTCACGCAGCGCCCGCTCGACCTCGTCGCGGAGGTCGAGCAGGATGTCCACGTCGAGCGCGGCGTAGGTCAGGAAGTCGGCCGGCAACGGCCGCCGGCTCCAGTCCGCTGCCGAGTGCCCCTTCGCAAGCCGAAGCCCGAGCAGGCTCTCGGTCATCGCACCGAGCGAGACCCGCTCGAAGCCAGCAATCCGGCCGCCCAGCTCGGTGTCGAAGATCCGATCTGGGCGCATCCCGATCTCGGCGAGACACGGAAGGTCGGCGATCGCAGCATGAAAGACCCATTCGGCGTCCTGCAGCACGTCGCCCAGCAGGCTGAGGTCTCCTGCGGCGACCGGGTCGACGAGCGCGATCCCCGCCCCCCGGCGGTTGAGCTGCACGAGCTGGGCCCGGGCGCTGTAGCGGAACCCCGACGCGCGCTCAGCATCCACCGCCACCGGCCCGTTGCCCGCGGCCAGGCGTTCAGCGAGCTTGGCCACGCCCGCAGCAGTGGCGGTCACCTCCGGGACGCCGCCGCGCGGCGCGAGCAGCGGGGTCGGCTCGGGCTGAGGAGCATCCTGCTCCCCGGGCGTCTCGGACCGTTCGCTCACGCCGTCGGCTGGTCGCGACGGGCGATCAGGCTCACTCCCGGCGGGGGCGCGCCGGCCGCCGAGGCCAGCAGGTCGACCCAGGCGGCCAGATGCCCGCTGAGGTCAGTGGTCTGCGCCGTCCACGAGGCGCGCATCTCGAGATCGTTGGTGGCAGCGGGGCCGGAAAGGTCCCCGTAGCGCTGCGACGAGGTTTTGGTGACGGTGCCACCTAGCGCGGCGTAATGCGCGCCGGCCTGTTCGAGCGCCTCGGTCAGCCAGCTCCAGGCGGCGTCGCTGAGGGCCGGGTCGGTGGCCATCTCGGGCTCGATGCTGGCGGACAGATAGGAGACCAGCCGGAGGGTGCCGTCCCAGGCCTCGTGGCCGTCGGGGTCATGCAGCAGGACGAGCCGGCCGGTGGCCTCGGCGACGTCGGAATCCGGGTCGATGAACACCTCGGCTCCGAGCGCATAGGAGTACGGCGCGAGGCGCTGTGGTGCGCGGATCGGCTCGAGAGTGACCTCGGGGCGTGCGGTCACCGAGCTCAGGCTGGCGACGGCCTCCCGGAACTCCTCCGGGACGGCGGCGTCGGACGACTTCGGCTGCGGGCTAGTCACGTCAGTAAGGCTAAGGGGGTTGCCTGCCGTTTTTCGTGAGCCGCGCCGTAGCAGCGCCTGGCCCTCGCCGCAAGTGGGCGGGAGCGTGGGACGATGTACCGGATATGACTGACAACGCCGCCAGCTCCAGCCCCCTCGTCGCCGCGGCCCGCCGCGAATCCCCGCCCCACACTCCGGTGTGGTTCATGCGTCAGGCCGGGCGCTCACTGCCCGAGTACCGGACGGTGCGGGAGGGAATTGCCATGCTCGACTCGTGCATGCGGCCCGACCTCGTCGCCGAGATCACCATGCAGCCGGTACGTCGGCACGGCGTCGACGCGGCGATCTTGTTCTCCGACATCGTGCTGCCCCTGAAGGCGATCGGGATGGACCTCGACATCGTGGCGGGCGTGGGACCGGTGATCGCCAATCCCATCGCGTCACTGACGGACGTCGAGGCGATCCCGGAAATGACCCCGGACGCGATCGGGTTCATCGCCGAGGCGATTGGGCTGATCATCGCCGAGCTCGGGGAGACCCCGCTGATCGGTTTTGCCGGCGCCCCGTTCACCCTTGCCTCGTACCTGATCGAGGGCGGACCGTCGCGCAACCACGAGAAGACGAAGGCACTCATGCTCTCGCAGCCGGAGGTGTGGGATGCGCTGCTGTCGCGGCTGGCTCAGATCTCCACCGTGTTCCTGCGGACCCAGATCGAGGCCGGCGCGAGCGCCGTCCAGCTGTTCGACTCCTGGGCGGGATCCTTGACCAAGGCAACCTACGAGCGGCACGTCCTCGCGCACTCGGCACGTATCTTCAACGCGATCGGCGACGTCGTCCCGAAGATCCACTTCGGCGTGGGCACCTCGCTGCTGCTCGAGTCGATGGGTGCCGCAGGCGCCGACGTCGTCGGCATCGACTGGCGCACACCGCTTGACGAGGCTACCGCCCTGCTCGGGCCCGAGTACGCCGTCCAGGGCAACCTCGACCCCGCCGTGCTGTTTGCTGACTGGCCGGTCATCGAGCGTGAGGTCCGCCGGATCCTGGCCGAAGGGAGGGCGGCGCCCGGCCACATCTTCAACCTGGGCCACGGCGTGCTCCCGGCGACCGACCCCGACGTGATCACCCGGGTGGTCGAGCTCGTGCACGAGGTCAGTGCCGGCTGATCTGCGCCATGACCGCTACGCCTGACCGGCGCGTTCCCACCCCACCGAGCGAGTGCGATGTCCTCGTCATCGGCGCGGGCATCAGCGGCCTTGTCGCGGCCATGAGGGTGCAGCGAGCCGATCCGGAGCTGCAGGTCGAGGTGATCGACATCGCGCCGTACGCCGGCGGAAAGCTGCGGACGGCGCAGCTGGCCGGGACGACGATCGACGTCGGTGCCGAAGCCGTCATCGCGCGCCGTCCGGAAGGTCTTCGGCTGATCGACGAGCTCGGCCTGGAGGACCGCCTACGGTACCCCGGTGTCGCCGATGCCCGGATCACCAGCGGCGGCAGGGAAGTAGCCGTCCCGCAGGACACGCTGATGGGCGTTCCGACCGACGTCGAGTCGGTGGTGCGCACGGGTCTACTCACGGACGACGGTGTGGACCGGCTGCGAGCGGCCCGACCCTCTGGGCTCACTGAGGACATCTCCGTGTCGGACGCCGTCGGCGGTCAGCTGGGCGAGGAGGTCGTCGATCAGCTCGTGGAGCCGCTGCTGGCCGGGGTGTACGCCGGACGCGCGGACCGGTTGTCGCTACCCGCCACGATCCCGGCATTTCGCAACGCGTTGGGAACCGGCCAGGACGTGATGACCATCGCCAGGCGGGCCCGTGCCGCCGCGCCGCGCAGCGATCGCCCCGTGTTCGCCACCCTGCAAGGCGGCATCGGCTCGCTTCCCGATCAGCTGATCGCGCGCGAGGGCCTGTCGGTGACCCTCGGGTGCCCGGCCCGGTCGATCTCACTCAGTGGCGACCGTTTTGTCGTCGAGTGCGGTGCCGCGCCGGCGCCCGCACGGGTGAGCACCCGCGCCGTGGTCGTGGCTACCCAGCCACAGAAGGCGACGAAGCTGCTGGCCGGCATCAGCCCCGCCGCATCGGGGGAGCTGGCCGATGTAGCCGTCTCGAGCATGGCCGTGGTAGCGATCGCCTACCGTAAGGGCGATCTGGTCAACACTCCGCCCGGGTACAGCGGCATTCTGGTTCCGGTCAGTGAGGGGACGGCCGTGAAGGCCGCGACCTATGTGACGAACAAGTGGCCGCACGTCGCCGACGACGACCTCTTCATCGTGCGGGCATCGATTGGTCGTCTCGGCGAGGAGGCGCTCCTGCAGCGGACGGACGCCGACCTCGTGACTCTTGCGCGTCGCGATCTGGCGATCCTGGCGGGCATCTCTGGCGAGCCCATCGGCCATATCGTGCAACGATGGGCGGGCAGCCTGCCGCAGTACGACGTCGGACATCTCGCCCGCGTCGACCGGATTCGCGCCGCGATCGACGATGTGCCGGGACTCGCGGTGGCGGGAGCGACGTATGACGGCGTCGGCATTCCCGGATGCATCAACAGCGCAGACGCTGCAGCCGCGAAGGTGCTGCAGCACCTTGAAGGAGATGAGTGAGTTGGCAGAGGACAAGACCACGGCACGGATCGGTGCGGACGGAAAGCCGGAGCACGCTGGAAACCTGAAGGCCCAGCGGATCAACGAGCTGAACTCGACGATTCGATACGCGATGTGGTCGGTGTTCAAGGTCTCGCCGTCACTGCGCGAGATGAAGACCTCGCGCGCGCGGGCGGCGAAGCAGGTCGACAAGCTCATCGACGCAGCCGGCAAGAAGTCCGACGTCACGGTGCGCGGGATCTACGACGTGTCGGGCTTCCGGGCTGACGCCGAGCTGATGATCTGGTCGCACGCACCGAGCACAGACGCGTTGCAGGACCTCTACCAGAAGATCCGGCAGAGCGATCTCGGTGCGCATCTGCAGCCCGTGTGGTCGCAGGTCGCGCTGCATCGCCCCGCCGAGTTCAACAAGAGCCACATGCCGGCCTTCCTGGCCGATGAGGTCTCGCGCGACTACATCTGCGTGTACCCCTTCGTGCGCTCCTACGAGTGGTACCTGCTGCCCGACGAGGAGCGCCGCGACCTGCTGCGCGAGCACGGGCAGATGGCCCGCCCGTATGGCGACGTCCGCGCGAACACCGTCTCGTCGTTCGCGCTCGGCGACTATGAGTGGATGCTGGCCTTCGAGTGCGACGAGCTGCACCAGATCGTCGACCTGATGCGCGACCTGCGTGCGTCGGGCGCCCGGCGGCACGTGCGCGAGGAGACGCCCTTCTACACCGGACGCCGCCTGGAGATGGCCGAACTGGTCGACCGCCTCCCCTGAACTGAGCCCTGGTGAAGGGCTACTGCTGGGGCGCGAGCCTCAGGCTGATCGAGTTGATGCAGTACCGGTCGTCGGTCGGCGTGGGGTAGCCCTCGCCGTGGAAGACGTGGCCGAGGTGCGAGTGGCAGGCGGCGCAGATGACTTCGACGCGGCGCATCCCGAGGGAGTCGTCCTCCTTCAGGATCACCGCGTCGCTGTCGGACGGCGCGAAGAAGCTCGGCCAGCCGCAGTGGCTGTGGAACTTGGTGTCGGACCGGAAGAGCTCGGCTCCGCAGGCGCGGCAGCTGTAGACGCCCTCGGTCTCGGTGTCGGTGTACTCGCCGGTGAACGGGCGCTCGGTGCCGGCCTGGCGCAGGACGGCGTACTCGGCGGGGGAGAGCTGCGCCCGCCACTCCTCGTCCGTCTTGGTGACTCGCGGTTCGTGGGTCTGGGTCATTTCTCCAGGGTACGTCTTATGCGGATAGCGTGATGTCATGCCGAGCGCGAGCGTGACCCTGGACGTCGACGGTCACAAGGTCAAGGTCTCCAGCCCCGAACGGGTGTGCTTCCCCAAGGTGGGGATCACCAAGCTGCAGATTGTCGAGTACTACCTCGCCGTGGGGAAGGGGATCCTG
It includes:
- a CDS encoding DUF3000 domain-containing protein, with the protein product MTSPQPKSSDAAVPEEFREAVASLSSVTARPEVTLEPIRAPQRLAPYSYALGAEVFIDPDSDVAEATGRLVLLHDPDGHEAWDGTLRLVSYLSASIEPEMATDPALSDAAWSWLTEALEQAGAHYAALGGTVTKTSSQRYGDLSGPAATNDLEMRASWTAQTTDLSGHLAAWVDLLASAAGAPPPGVSLIARRDQPTA
- the hemE gene encoding uroporphyrinogen decarboxylase, with product MTDNAASSSPLVAAARRESPPHTPVWFMRQAGRSLPEYRTVREGIAMLDSCMRPDLVAEITMQPVRRHGVDAAILFSDIVLPLKAIGMDLDIVAGVGPVIANPIASLTDVEAIPEMTPDAIGFIAEAIGLIIAELGETPLIGFAGAPFTLASYLIEGGPSRNHEKTKALMLSQPEVWDALLSRLAQISTVFLRTQIEAGASAVQLFDSWAGSLTKATYERHVLAHSARIFNAIGDVVPKIHFGVGTSLLLESMGAAGADVVGIDWRTPLDEATALLGPEYAVQGNLDPAVLFADWPVIEREVRRILAEGRAAPGHIFNLGHGVLPATDPDVITRVVELVHEVSAG
- the msrB gene encoding peptide-methionine (R)-S-oxide reductase MsrB, yielding MTQTHEPRVTKTDEEWRAQLSPAEYAVLRQAGTERPFTGEYTDTETEGVYSCRACGAELFRSDTKFHSHCGWPSFFAPSDSDAVILKEDDSLGMRRVEVICAACHSHLGHVFHGEGYPTPTDDRYCINSISLRLAPQQ
- the hemQ gene encoding hydrogen peroxide-dependent heme synthase translates to MSELAEDKTTARIGADGKPEHAGNLKAQRINELNSTIRYAMWSVFKVSPSLREMKTSRARAAKQVDKLIDAAGKKSDVTVRGIYDVSGFRADAELMIWSHAPSTDALQDLYQKIRQSDLGAHLQPVWSQVALHRPAEFNKSHMPAFLADEVSRDYICVYPFVRSYEWYLLPDEERRDLLREHGQMARPYGDVRANTVSSFALGDYEWMLAFECDELHQIVDLMRDLRASGARRHVREETPFYTGRRLEMAELVDRLP
- the hemG gene encoding protoporphyrinogen oxidase, translated to MTATPDRRVPTPPSECDVLVIGAGISGLVAAMRVQRADPELQVEVIDIAPYAGGKLRTAQLAGTTIDVGAEAVIARRPEGLRLIDELGLEDRLRYPGVADARITSGGREVAVPQDTLMGVPTDVESVVRTGLLTDDGVDRLRAARPSGLTEDISVSDAVGGQLGEEVVDQLVEPLLAGVYAGRADRLSLPATIPAFRNALGTGQDVMTIARRARAAAPRSDRPVFATLQGGIGSLPDQLIAREGLSVTLGCPARSISLSGDRFVVECGAAPAPARVSTRAVVVATQPQKATKLLAGISPAASGELADVAVSSMAVVAIAYRKGDLVNTPPGYSGILVPVSEGTAVKAATYVTNKWPHVADDDLFIVRASIGRLGEEALLQRTDADLVTLARRDLAILAGISGEPIGHIVQRWAGSLPQYDVGHLARVDRIRAAIDDVPGLAVAGATYDGVGIPGCINSADAAAAKVLQHLEGDE
- a CDS encoding HRDC domain-containing protein codes for the protein MSERSETPGEQDAPQPEPTPLLAPRGGVPEVTATAAGVAKLAERLAAGNGPVAVDAERASGFRYSARAQLVQLNRRGAGIALVDPVAAGDLSLLGDVLQDAEWVFHAAIADLPCLAEIGMRPDRIFDTELGGRIAGFERVSLGAMTESLLGLRLAKGHSAADWSRRPLPADFLTYAALDVDILLDLRDEVERALREQGKLDWAHEEFEAVRTARPSEPRADPWRRTSGLQQVKTRRGMAVVKALWESRDELAQQTDTSPGRLLPDRAISAAAAQLPTTMQQLLAIDGFSRRGALKHRRRWYAALQDALQEPESRLPRRTPPIDPNAPPSRSMGKENDVADRYALAREAVLQLSERLSIPAENLVPPAAVRSLAWTPPSPITAESVSAQLREHGARDWQIGQVAAQVAAALARHTPRD